A single region of the Coregonus clupeaformis isolate EN_2021a chromosome 16, ASM2061545v1, whole genome shotgun sequence genome encodes:
- the ccdc180 gene encoding coiled-coil domain-containing protein 180, whose amino-acid sequence MAETRVIPSGKVYRQMFDAQVQLSRSLHDTRRKRETNEGFLPRDNPPLSRDTDTGLQQRIRAHQAETHQCSEEMAVRDQLFSGIKHCQTSEEQLVEEEIRGLPDHVVAEKPGSDIIDRLMEKKQRNHLEAMAELHRDLSVLSVEYETLFRQTGQEVLHQLSVYDGNVERQMQRTENISDLEKFTLQELHEFWDTVKQESVMRRKWIKDLDDTLAKYESDRTAMIAALLRKYTGKLEKICYVMPSDIHRLINREAMMINQAILANRRAVAKLYLNLMENDLQKQVFHRLRWEDKLQDWKRFKVLGVVSRFKDFMGSPPIQCPKDVQAILDTMRAAQQSFRERRIKILQSLTAMIPPRCSKTLITEWYNSLSSVNEQIDCMHIDSMRKLHSYYENTWQECLTEVEQVKKEITTYGVSPEEIQDIVNAEFLPLIGKCQSQTEERHAAMDRAFESLAKRAAVLSKSLFKFTRGASHLWEVHSTGLQRREQQLQDQLDEVRYSQEHEIQKKEAHLDVILDRLRQESTEEALKITLEKTLHSLDEIKLVYMHSYKEEVDTVETYPAMVLEELHSYSSAVSRFFNVKEIYTGSQDSEELRSLYPVINLDLTGRASVKRTRQITVQGRKRCPGGFQKSPNPAHSSFDEFDTEDDIDSHREFLDSQSSETFCTSKGNVYNGQSFVSDTEQDSIPSEMELVVFPRSLLADLQKDIRLLFFNHLEERYQTALTNTMNIVAAKKEALKSEQDLRLHLHQPRAKRIEVDIHNVRAAELVLHRDRVDRHCKGILQALGNCRTDFHELQIRQHKLTEDFRSQIYSMEDVFTYATKSDVLVGLCGTLQSNLESHMNIIQASQRNFRQTLESKLDGLRETNVQLIKSFKLFSDGGNFTPKEIEAHHKRIEKMVKRIDTNDEAIMLDMEGTESKCLELAKDVINRFEEKFHFLTVDLKFLEKIQGMLTNTQVQIKTEATKSNMQKKKINSLLTELKSMVDTCARSSPEKTVTTDYVFTFTWSIIEELRARCHYLECFLNPSMAVLMPECPLQGPFAVAARPKSRKSASPATDGLLQPSRMGVSFMDDVAVGVIRGLLRLSKPKVTQEANSESTERVSAAVTVRLSSPIGQRSGDSAESVSAQSVKRFSKPTRFDKRFQVFGPKPEMHGVTAFKSLINGILWKTNDILLLVAEEFYKKKERRPITRPQYLQETFEQCAEEMNKRLLIYQSQTQDYHNNCLQEFRQQLKDIEECLSKVPGVLISNLGEQHLESLSQDTDNIRQQLGNSLQESEGRKKKHSGKLSVRLSHPACEKELEALNRAEEERQRELTNAITNTLQELQACVRKHGEEFVRALTSLTENLLFQMDNLLTVDEVQVGQAEMKSENGTTLTGPKQAGTPLEEKQRGSRTWPGISYFGSSADGPVEQPCKETASITTAKTTVGHLRAVEARDSMYQHYEQRYREELGRAMQESHVQRTEVQCWEEHWRGLLNTLTQLNAE is encoded by the exons ATGGCGGAGACTCGTGTCATTCCAAGTGGGAAAGTCTACCGCCAGATGTTTGACGCCCAG GTTCAGCTGTCAAGGTCTCTACATGATACTCGGAGGAAACGTGAGACTAATGAAGGATTCTTACCAAGGGACAACCCTCCACTTAGTAGGGACACAGACACTGGTCTGCAGCAGCGGATTAGAGCTCATCAGGCTGAAACCCACCAATGCTCAGAGGAAATGGCTGTTAG GGACCAACTGTTCTCAGGCATCAAGCATTGCCAGACGAGTGAGGAGCAGCTTGTTGAGGAGGAGATCCGTGGACTACCTGACCATGTTG TGGCAGAAAAACCAGGCTCAGACATCATTGACCGCCTGATGGAGAAAAAGCAGAGGAACCACCTAGAGGCTATGGCAGAGTTGCACAGGGACCTTTCTGTGCTCAGTGTG GAGTATGAGACATTATTCAGGCAAACTGGGCAAGAGGTGCTGCACCAACTCTCAGTGTACGATGGCAATGTGGAGAGACAAATGCAGAGGACTGAAAATATTTCTGATTTGGAGAAGTTCACCTTACAG GAACTTCATGAGTTCTGGGATACAGTGAAACAAGAGTCAGTGATGAGGAGGAAGTGGATCAAGGATCTGGATGATACCCTGGCTAAGTATGAGTCTGACAGAACAGCCATG ATTGCAGCATTGCTGAGAAAATACACAGGGAAACTGGAAAAAATCTGCTACGTAATGCCCTCGGATATCCACCGACTGATCAATAGAGAAGCCATG ATGATAAACCAGGCTATTCTGGCAAATAGACGAGCAGTGGCCAAGCTCTACCTGAACCTGATGGAGAATGATCTACAGAAGCAGGTATTCCACCGACTCAGATGGGAGGACAAGCTGCAAGACTGGAAGAGGTTTAAGGTCCTTGGTGTGGTCAGCAGGTTCAA AGATTTCATGGGAAGCCCTCCAATCCAGTGTCCCAAGGACGTACAAGCTATTCTGGACACCATGCGTGCAGCACAGCAATCTTTTCGAGAAAGACGCATCAAAATTCTTCAGTCACTCAC TGCCATGATACCTCCAAGATGTTCAAAGACTCTAATCACTGAGTGGTATAACTCTTTGTCATCTGTCAACGAGCAAATTG ATTGTATGCACATTGATTCAATGAGGAAGCTACATTCCTATTATGAAAATACCTGGCAAGAATGCCTAACTGAGGTAGAACAAGTCAAG AAAGAGATTACTACATATGGGGTTTCTCCAGAAGAGATCCAGGACATTGTTAATGCTGAGTtcctgcctctgattgggaaatgccagagccagaccgaggagCGCCATGCCGCCATGGAT AGAGCGTTTGAGTCTTTGGCCAAGAGAGCTGCTGTGCTAAGTAAGTCCCTTTTCAAATTCACACGTGGGGCATCTCACCtgtgggaggtgcacagtaccgGGCTGCAGAGGAGGGAGCAGCAGCTGCAGGACCAGCTGGACGAGGTGCGCTACAGTCAGGAGCATGAAATCCAG AAGAAGGAGGCTCATCTCGATGTTATATTGGACAGACTGAGACAGGAGAGCACTGAAGAGGCACTCAAAATCACGCTGGAGAAGACTCTACACTCCCTGGATGAAATAAAACTTGT ATACATGCACTCCTACAAAGAAGAGGTGGACACAGTGGAGACTTATCCTGCCATGGTCTTGGAGGAGCTGCACTCTTACAGCTCTGCTGTCAGTCGATTCTTCAACGTCAAGGAGATATATACTGGTAGTCAG GACTCGGAGGAACTTCGCTCTCTTTATCCTGTCATAAACCTTG ATTTAACTGGGAGGGCCAGTGTGAAGAGGACAAGACAGATCACTGTACAGGGAAGGAAACGTTGTCCGGGAGGATTCCAGAAAAGTCCAAATCCAGCACATTCATCCTTTGATGAATTTGACACTGAG GATGACATTGATTCCCATCGGGAGTTTCTTGACTCTCAGTCCAGTGAGACATTCTGCACCTCTAAAGGCAATGTGTACAACGGCCAGAGCTTTGTCTCGGACACGGAGCAGGATTCCATTCCATCTGAGATGGAGTTGGTTGTGTTCCCCAGAAGTCTCCTTGCGGATCTACAAAAAGA TATACGTCTGTTGTTTTTCAATCACCTCGAAGAGAGATATCAGACGGCTCTGACCAACACTATGAATATTGTGGCAGCCAAGAAGGAGGCGCTGAAGTCGGAGCAGGATCTCcgactgcacctccaccaaccaCGGGCTAAGAGAATCGAGGTGGACATCCACAATGTCCGTGCTG CGGAACTGGTACTGCACAGAGATCGTGTGGATAGGCACTGTAAAGGCATCTTGCAGGCCCTTGGCAACTGCCGAACGGACTTCCACGAACTCCAGATTCGACAGCACAAACTGACTGAGGACTTCAGATCCCAGATTTACAGCATGGAGGATGTCTTTACCTATGCCACCAAGTCAGATGT GCTGGTTGGCCTATGTGGTACCCTGCAATCCAATTTGGAGAGCCACATGAACATCATTCAGGCATCACAGAGAAACTTCAGACAGACTCTGGAGTCCAAGCTGGATGGCCTAAGAGAGACCAACGTCCAGTTAATCAAATCCTTTAA GCTGTTCTCAGATGGAGGGAACTTCACACCCAAAGAGATAGAGGCGCATCACAAACGGATTGAGAAAATGGTTAAACGTATCGACACCAATGATGAGGCCATAATGCTGGATATGGAGGGGACAGAGTCCAAGTGTCTGGAGCTG GCGAAGGATGTGATAAACAGATTTGAGGAGAAATTCCACTTTTTGACAGTGGATTTGAAGTTTCTGGAGAAAATCCAAGGAATGCTAACAAATACACAGGTTCAGATAAAAACGGAG GCAACAAAGAGTAACATGCAAAAGAAGAAAATCAACAGCCTCCTGACCGAGTTAAAAAGTATGGTAGATACTTGTGCCAGAAGCAGTCCAGAAAAG ACAGTGACGACAGATTATGTTTTCACCTTTACATGGTCTATAATAGAGGAATTGAGGGCACGATGCCATTATCTTGAATGCTTTTTG AACCCTTCCATGGCAGTCCTGATGCCTGAATGCCCTCTCCAGGGGCCCTTCGCTGTAGCGGCACGCCCCAAGTCCCGCAAGTCAGCCAGCCCTGCCACGGACGGCCTGCTCCAGCCCAGCCGCATGGGGGTGTCCTTCATGGATGATGTGGCAGTGGGGGTCATCAGGGGACTGCTGAG GCTAAGCAAGCCTAAAGTCACCCAGGAAGCCAATTCAGAGTCGACAGAGAGGGTCTCAGCAGCAGTCACAG TCAGGTTGTCGTCTCCTATTGGGCAGAGGTCAGGGGATTCTGCCGAATCTGTCAGTGCACAAAG TGTGAAGAGGTTTTCCAAACCCACTCGCTTTGACAAGAGATTCCAGGTGTTTGGTCCCAAACCAGAGATGCATGGCGT AACTGCCTTCAAAAGTTTGATAAACGGCATTCTTTGGAAGACCAATGATATTCTTCTCCTGGTTGCTGAG GAGTTCTATAAGAAGAAGGAACGCCGGCCTATCACAAGGCCTCAGTACCTCCAGGAGACGTTTGAACAATGTGCAGAGGAGATGAACAAAAGGCTGCTCATCTACCAGAGCCAAACTCAGGACTACCACAACAACTGTCTGCAAG AATTCCGACAGCAGCTGAAGGACATTGAGGAGTGTCTTTCCAAGGTGCCAGGGGTGCTGATCTCTAACCTGGGAGAACAACACCTGGAGAGCCTGAGCCAAGACACGGACAACATCCGTCAACAGCTAGGCAACAGTCTGCAGGAGAGCGAGGGGAGAAAG AAAAAGCACAGTGGCAAGCTGAGTGTGCGTCTGAGCCATCCTGCTTGTGAGAAAGAGCTGGAGGCCTTGAATCGTGCtgaagaggagagacaaagagagctgacCAATGCCATCACGAACACTCTGCAAGAGCTACAA GCATGTGTGAGGAAACATGGGGAGGAGTTTGTGAGAGCACTCACCTCTCTGACAGAGAACCTGCTGTTCCAGATGGACAACCTCCTGACCGTAGATGAGGTCCAAGTTGGCC AAGCTGAAATGAAGAGCGAAAATGGCACCACTCTAACTGGCCCAAAACAAGCTGGCACGCCGCTAGAGGAGAAGCAGAGAGGCAGCAG AACGTGGCCAGGAATCTCTTACTTTGGATCCAGTGCTGACGGTCCAGTGGAGCAACCATGCAAGGAAACAGCCTCCATCACCACTGCCAAGACCACCGTAGGCCACCTGAGAGCAGTGGAGGCCCGTGACTCTATGTACCAG CACTATGAGCAGCGGTACAGGGAGGAGCTGGGCCGGGCCATGCAGGAGAGCCATGTCCAGAGGACGGAGGTGCAGTGCTGGGAGGAACACTGGAGAGGTTTACTGAACACTCTGACCCAGCTCAACGCTGAGTGA
- the card9 gene encoding caspase recruitment domain-containing protein 9 isoform X2, with protein sequence MTDSQSVSDMEDEQCWAQLEEYRLLLIKTIEPSQITPYLRQCKVLSSEDEEQIFNDSSLVIRRRKVGVLLDILQRTGLKGYVAFLESLELDYPQLYRKITGKEPARVFSILVDTVGESGLTQFLMSEVTRLQKGLQEERRRRQEATSAVAAQEDTLRQQQVRERELRKQQERVQCMREERDRQLEVVRHLKDDNYSLMYNVTKLNEEKNSALMSNRDLQLEIEKLKHSLMKAESDSKIQRKQTVNLKNAIEERPSQDMIWQLQRDNDLLTARIQELESSAQGTAPAPLDQEKLSAESLDNNKQHSQAQHQELVNNIYTLRRDLHDAEALRNRYLEAKEVLDLKCTTLKKDAKMYRDRMKDILKQMDEVIRERNKAIASREEYHQENSRSLQEKDQYRKQIRELGERCDELQVQLFRTEAEVMALQTRLHRNTCSPHEKSQTSEEDCRDTLTEANNVELQCQTSGEYDVCIGLQVHPLCAEGSREDNISAERALSEDELSDCSKPRRRCNFYYRRKCGLRRSKATCKDCTPCVLDISSGSGNTDTDGM encoded by the exons ATGACTGACAGTCAGAGTGTGTCAGATATGGAGGATGAGCAGTGCTGGGCCCAGCTGGAGGAATACAGACTGCTGCTGATAAAGACCATTGAGCCGTCGCAAATCACTCCTTACCTGCGTCAGTGCAAGGTGCTAAGCAGTGAGGATGAGGAGCAGATATTCAATGACTCCAGTCTGGTCATCCGCCGACGCAAAGTAG GTGTACTATTGGATATTCTTCAAAGAACTGGACTCAAAGGCTATGTGGCATTCCTCGAGAGCTTGGAGCTGGACTATCCTCAATTGTATCGCAAAATTACTGGCAAAGAACCTGCCCGGGTCTTTTCTATACTAGTTG ACACGGTGGGTGAGTCAGGACTGACTCAGTTCTTGATGAGCGAGGTCACACGTCTACAGAAGGGCCTGCAGGAGGAACGCCGGCGCAGACAGGAGGCCACTTCGGCTGTAGCCGCGCAGGAGGACACCTTACGGCAGCAGCAGGTTAGGGAGAGGGAGCTGCGGAAGCAGCAGGAGCGCGTGCAGTgtatgagggaggagagggacaggcagTTGGAGGTCGTACGCCACCTGAAGGACGACAACTACAGCCTGATGTACAACGTGACCAAGCTCAACGAAGAGAAGAATAGTGCTCTCATGTCCAACCGGGATCTGCAgctggag ATAGAGAAGCTGAAGCACAGTCTGATGAAGGCAGAGAGTGACTCGAAAATCCAACGCAAGCAAACTGTGAACCTGAAGAATGCCATTGAGGAGAGACCCAGTCAAGACATGATCTGGCAGCTCCAGAGAGACAACGATCTACTAACAGCGCGCATCCAGGAGCTGGAGAGCTCAGCTCAG GGGACAGCTCCAGCCCCCTTGGATCAAGAGAAGCTGAGCGCTGAGAGTCTAGACAACAACAAGCAGCACTCTCAGGCTCAGCACCAGGAGCTGGTCAACAACATCTACACCCTACGCAGAGATCTGCACGATGCTGAGGCACTACGGAATCGG TACTTGGAGGCAAAGGAGGTTCTTGACTTGAAGTGCACAACATTGAAGAAAGATGCAAAAATGTATCGTGACCGAATGAAGGATATCCTGAAACAGATGGATGAGGTTATCAGGGAGCGAAACAAG GCCATCGCCTCTCGAGAGGAGTACCACCAGGAGAATTCACGGAGCCTCCAGGAGAAGGACCAGTACCGGAAACAGATTCGGGAGCTGGGTGAGCGCTGTGATGAGCTGCAGGTCCAGTTGTTCCGGACTGAGGCAGAGGTTATGGCTCTACAGACCAGGCTTCACAGAAACACCTGCTCCCCACATGAA AAAAGCCAGACCAGTGAGGAAGACTGCAGAGATACATTAACCGAAG CTAATAATGTGGAGCTGCAATGTCAGACATCGGGGGAGTATGATGTGTGCATTGGTTTGCAAGTCCACCCGTTGTGTGCAGAAGGGTCCAGGGAGGATAATATCTCAGCA GAAAGAGCTTTATCAGAGGATGAGCTCTCAGACTGCAGCAAGCCCAGAAGAAGGTGTAACTTCTACTACAGAAG GAAATGTGGCCTTAGGAGGTCAAAGGCCACATGCAAGGATTGCACACCTTGTGTCCTGGACATCAGCAGTGGAAGTGGCAACACTGACACAGATGGGATGTGa
- the card9 gene encoding caspase recruitment domain-containing protein 9 isoform X1 codes for MTDSQSVSDMEDEQCWAQLEEYRLLLIKTIEPSQITPYLRQCKVLSSEDEEQIFNDSSLVIRRRKVGVLLDILQRTGLKGYVAFLESLELDYPQLYRKITGKEPARVFSILVDTVGESGLTQFLMSEVTRLQKGLQEERRRRQEATSAVAAQEDTLRQQQVRERELRKQQERVQCMREERDRQLEVVRHLKDDNYSLMYNVTKLNEEKNSALMSNRDLQLEIEKLKHSLMKAESDSKIQRKQTVNLKNAIEERPSQDMIWQLQRDNDLLTARIQELESSAQQGTAPAPLDQEKLSAESLDNNKQHSQAQHQELVNNIYTLRRDLHDAEALRNRYLEAKEVLDLKCTTLKKDAKMYRDRMKDILKQMDEVIRERNKAIASREEYHQENSRSLQEKDQYRKQIRELGERCDELQVQLFRTEAEVMALQTRLHRNTCSPHEKSQTSEEDCRDTLTEANNVELQCQTSGEYDVCIGLQVHPLCAEGSREDNISAERALSEDELSDCSKPRRRCNFYYRRKCGLRRSKATCKDCTPCVLDISSGSGNTDTDGM; via the exons ATGACTGACAGTCAGAGTGTGTCAGATATGGAGGATGAGCAGTGCTGGGCCCAGCTGGAGGAATACAGACTGCTGCTGATAAAGACCATTGAGCCGTCGCAAATCACTCCTTACCTGCGTCAGTGCAAGGTGCTAAGCAGTGAGGATGAGGAGCAGATATTCAATGACTCCAGTCTGGTCATCCGCCGACGCAAAGTAG GTGTACTATTGGATATTCTTCAAAGAACTGGACTCAAAGGCTATGTGGCATTCCTCGAGAGCTTGGAGCTGGACTATCCTCAATTGTATCGCAAAATTACTGGCAAAGAACCTGCCCGGGTCTTTTCTATACTAGTTG ACACGGTGGGTGAGTCAGGACTGACTCAGTTCTTGATGAGCGAGGTCACACGTCTACAGAAGGGCCTGCAGGAGGAACGCCGGCGCAGACAGGAGGCCACTTCGGCTGTAGCCGCGCAGGAGGACACCTTACGGCAGCAGCAGGTTAGGGAGAGGGAGCTGCGGAAGCAGCAGGAGCGCGTGCAGTgtatgagggaggagagggacaggcagTTGGAGGTCGTACGCCACCTGAAGGACGACAACTACAGCCTGATGTACAACGTGACCAAGCTCAACGAAGAGAAGAATAGTGCTCTCATGTCCAACCGGGATCTGCAgctggag ATAGAGAAGCTGAAGCACAGTCTGATGAAGGCAGAGAGTGACTCGAAAATCCAACGCAAGCAAACTGTGAACCTGAAGAATGCCATTGAGGAGAGACCCAGTCAAGACATGATCTGGCAGCTCCAGAGAGACAACGATCTACTAACAGCGCGCATCCAGGAGCTGGAGAGCTCAGCTCAG CAGGGGACAGCTCCAGCCCCCTTGGATCAAGAGAAGCTGAGCGCTGAGAGTCTAGACAACAACAAGCAGCACTCTCAGGCTCAGCACCAGGAGCTGGTCAACAACATCTACACCCTACGCAGAGATCTGCACGATGCTGAGGCACTACGGAATCGG TACTTGGAGGCAAAGGAGGTTCTTGACTTGAAGTGCACAACATTGAAGAAAGATGCAAAAATGTATCGTGACCGAATGAAGGATATCCTGAAACAGATGGATGAGGTTATCAGGGAGCGAAACAAG GCCATCGCCTCTCGAGAGGAGTACCACCAGGAGAATTCACGGAGCCTCCAGGAGAAGGACCAGTACCGGAAACAGATTCGGGAGCTGGGTGAGCGCTGTGATGAGCTGCAGGTCCAGTTGTTCCGGACTGAGGCAGAGGTTATGGCTCTACAGACCAGGCTTCACAGAAACACCTGCTCCCCACATGAA AAAAGCCAGACCAGTGAGGAAGACTGCAGAGATACATTAACCGAAG CTAATAATGTGGAGCTGCAATGTCAGACATCGGGGGAGTATGATGTGTGCATTGGTTTGCAAGTCCACCCGTTGTGTGCAGAAGGGTCCAGGGAGGATAATATCTCAGCA GAAAGAGCTTTATCAGAGGATGAGCTCTCAGACTGCAGCAAGCCCAGAAGAAGGTGTAACTTCTACTACAGAAG GAAATGTGGCCTTAGGAGGTCAAAGGCCACATGCAAGGATTGCACACCTTGTGTCCTGGACATCAGCAGTGGAAGTGGCAACACTGACACAGATGGGATGTGa